In a single window of the Nitrospira sp. MA-1 genome:
- a CDS encoding VOC family protein: MQGFLDHIVLNIEHDESMIDFYTRILMLSAERLEDYRAGKAPFPSVRINRDTVIDLFPKKLWEQNISAGTGFSNLNHFCLALTKTDWEDLCGRLRDNNIAISEGPVQRWGARGTGTSIYFLDPEGNAIEARFYEVNDQPEKCLLGT; the protein is encoded by the coding sequence ATGCAAGGATTTCTCGATCATATTGTCCTGAATATTGAACATGATGAATCGATGATCGATTTTTATACCAGAATTTTGATGCTTTCGGCAGAGCGACTCGAAGACTATCGTGCCGGGAAAGCGCCGTTTCCTTCTGTGCGGATCAATCGTGATACCGTCATCGATTTATTTCCCAAGAAGTTATGGGAGCAAAACATTTCAGCAGGGACAGGCTTCAGCAATCTGAACCACTTTTGTCTTGCACTCACCAAAACGGATTGGGAAGACTTATGCGGTCGACTTCGTGACAATAATATTGCAATCAGTGAAGGGCCTGTCCAACGGTGGGGAGCGCGGGGAACAGGAACCTCCATTTATTTTCTCGATCCTGAAGGAAATGCGATCGAGGCACGATTTTATGAAGTAAATGATCAGCCAGAGAAATGCCTGCTTGGCACTTAA
- a CDS encoding cytochrome c peroxidase, whose product MFQRFSINRLPWRGGLGPLLITVLFLPGAPGALAANAQPRESCKVVSTPYQLKIPFGLEDEIKPFIPADNPLTVEKVELGKLLFFDPRLSRDNTMSCASCHKPELAWTDGTKLSMGIDNQVATRNGMTVVNRLYGHAQLWHGKMATLEAQAVNPLTKAVRMGMPSTDAEVAKLNAIKGYRERFQQVFCTDVTIDGVAKAIAAFERTLLSGNSPADRFDMGGEEDAISESAKRGLQVFQGKGRCTRCHSGFNFADEEFHNLGIDWDTAKADLGRYSVEKHPGTVGGFKTPTLREIARTAPYMHDGRFATLEDVVDFYDQGGIQNPHLSNLIIPLGLTDQEKKDLVEYMRALNGEGWQMTAPTEFPQ is encoded by the coding sequence ATGTTTCAGCGATTCTCAATCAATCGCCTCCCATGGAGAGGGGGCTTGGGTCCTCTCCTCATCACGGTCCTATTTCTTCCTGGAGCGCCAGGGGCTCTCGCTGCCAATGCACAACCTCGTGAGTCGTGCAAAGTTGTCAGTACCCCATATCAATTGAAAATTCCGTTCGGTCTGGAGGATGAGATCAAGCCATTTATTCCGGCAGACAATCCGCTGACGGTCGAAAAGGTCGAACTCGGCAAGCTGTTATTCTTCGATCCACGCCTGTCACGTGACAATACGATGTCCTGCGCGAGCTGCCACAAACCGGAGCTGGCCTGGACTGACGGCACCAAGCTCTCTATGGGCATCGATAACCAGGTAGCCACCCGGAACGGCATGACCGTCGTCAACCGACTGTACGGCCATGCCCAGCTCTGGCATGGGAAAATGGCCACGTTGGAAGCGCAAGCGGTCAATCCCCTCACAAAGGCGGTACGGATGGGAATGCCGTCCACGGATGCGGAGGTGGCGAAGCTCAATGCCATCAAGGGATACCGGGAGCGATTTCAGCAGGTTTTCTGCACGGATGTCACCATTGATGGGGTGGCCAAAGCGATTGCGGCGTTTGAACGGACTCTTTTGTCCGGCAACAGTCCCGCAGATCGATTCGACATGGGCGGAGAAGAGGACGCGATCTCCGAGTCCGCCAAACGAGGGCTCCAAGTATTTCAGGGCAAGGGCCGCTGCACACGCTGCCATTCGGGATTCAATTTCGCCGACGAAGAATTTCACAATCTCGGCATCGATTGGGACACGGCGAAAGCCGATCTGGGACGGTATTCGGTGGAGAAGCATCCGGGGACCGTTGGCGGATTCAAAACGCCAACCCTACGGGAGATTGCCAGGACCGCTCCGTACATGCATGACGGGCGTTTCGCCACCCTTGAAGACGTCGTCGATTTTTACGACCAAGGGGGAATCCAGAACCCGCATCTGTCTAATTTGATTATTCCTTTGGGATTAACCGACCAGGAAAAGAAGGATCTGGTGGAATACATGCGGGCTCTCAATGGTGAAGGATGGCAAATGACCGCGCCAACAGAATTTCCACAATGA
- a CDS encoding efflux RND transporter periplasmic adaptor subunit, whose translation MNAAILRPVSVYIGNGRAVIRRSVGLLLILLAGCGQGDTSPPAPPPPTVEVVTVTIQDLPDEPEFIGQTEAFRPVEIRSQVTGIIKKVFFTEGRNVKQGDRLYLIDPVPFKAAYLSAKARVTQAEARLVQAKQDFARVKPLLKEQAVSQKDVDDAVAEGLAAKASLEAAHGDLVKSRFDLSNTLIVAPIGGRISKSRFYEGRLVSAQTDLMTTIDQLDPMYVNMSVPETYLLRRRRELADHKVERPDLFQLRGVMTFADGSVYPHEGKLDFADVAIRSETGTLQGRFAFPNPEADLSPGQSYLYPGHFVRIRLKGYIRTDAILIPQRAVQQGPKGTFVNVIGPDDKIEVREVDATGWRGGDWLIEEGLQPGERIVVEGFHRIQPGMQVNPVPFRNGEATSETPGHENPTPPEATQENS comes from the coding sequence ATGAATGCAGCCATACTCAGACCCGTTTCAGTATACATTGGCAATGGGCGCGCCGTGATTCGTAGGAGTGTTGGATTACTCCTGATTCTTCTTGCAGGATGTGGGCAGGGAGATACCTCCCCTCCGGCTCCTCCACCGCCGACGGTGGAAGTGGTGACGGTCACCATCCAGGATCTCCCCGATGAACCCGAATTCATCGGACAAACCGAGGCCTTTCGGCCTGTGGAGATCCGGTCACAGGTGACGGGCATCATTAAGAAAGTTTTTTTCACCGAAGGCAGGAATGTCAAGCAAGGTGACCGGCTGTACCTCATTGACCCCGTGCCCTTCAAAGCGGCTTATCTGAGTGCCAAAGCCAGGGTGACGCAAGCGGAGGCTAGACTGGTACAAGCGAAGCAGGATTTTGCTCGAGTCAAACCTCTTCTGAAAGAGCAAGCGGTCAGTCAAAAGGACGTGGACGATGCGGTGGCGGAAGGGTTAGCGGCTAAAGCCTCCTTGGAAGCGGCGCATGGGGATCTGGTCAAGTCCAGGTTTGACCTGAGTAATACCCTGATCGTCGCTCCGATCGGTGGACGTATTTCGAAAAGCCGGTTTTATGAAGGACGTCTGGTGTCCGCCCAGACAGACCTGATGACTACCATCGATCAGCTTGATCCCATGTATGTCAATATGTCCGTTCCGGAAACATATTTGTTGCGGCGGCGGCGTGAGTTGGCGGACCACAAAGTCGAGAGGCCCGATCTCTTTCAATTGCGCGGAGTCATGACGTTCGCTGATGGCAGTGTCTATCCCCATGAAGGCAAATTGGATTTTGCCGATGTGGCCATCCGGTCGGAGACGGGGACCTTACAGGGCCGGTTTGCCTTCCCCAATCCTGAGGCTGATCTTTCTCCCGGTCAATCCTATTTGTATCCCGGACATTTTGTCCGCATCCGGCTGAAGGGGTATATCCGGACTGATGCGATTTTGATTCCTCAACGTGCGGTTCAACAGGGTCCTAAAGGCACATTTGTGAATGTGATTGGCCCCGACGATAAAATCGAAGTGCGCGAAGTGGACGCGACCGGTTGGCGTGGCGGCGATTGGCTCATTGAAGAGGGCCTTCAACCAGGAGAGCGAATCGTCGTCGAAGGGTTTCATCGAATTCAACCGGGTATGCAGGTGAATCCAGTGCCGTTCCGGAATGGTGAGGCCACATCGGAAACCCCGGGCCATGAGAATCCGACACCTCCCGAAGCCACTCAGGAGAACTCATGA
- a CDS encoding multidrug efflux RND transporter permease subunit, whose product MSSHFFIDRPIFATVISIVIVVVGLVSLQVLPIAQFPEITPPVVQIEADYPGASAEVVAEAVARPIEVQLPGIDNLLYYDSSSTNDGHMTIRLTFEIGTDVDIAQVQTQNRQRLAEPQLPPEVVRQGITVKKVSPDLLGVVALSSSDPRQDTVFLSNFAILRIVDNIKRLPGVGDALIFGGQNYSMRLILDPIRMAQMDVTPTDIANVVREQNRDFPAGRIGREPAPSGTELTIPVITQGRMSEAKEFEDMIVRAYPDGSMVRLGDVAMVELGAQSYDLEGRWNGKPNVFMLTFLSPGANALETMKRIKDEMKSLTNIFPAGVSYDIPYDTTRFIEVSIQQVVKTLGEALILVILVVYLFLQSWRATLIPAVAVPVSLIGTFAGMVALGFSINTLTLFGMVLAIGIVVDDAIVVVENVARHIQNGHPPKEAAKLAMTEVTGPVIALVVVLAAVFLPVAFLGGITGELYQQFAITITLSVVLSGIVALTLSPALCALILKPDQEREAGFWKKFNDGFNWTQNRYVGTVGSILKHAVLSLAVFGVLLFVIGGLFQVLPSSFLPDEDQGYFISVVQLPDGASKQRTIEVIEQVENYFLSVPEVHSTDALVGQNFVFNTRGSNQATMFVPLHHWDDRTQSDQHVKSLIGNAFKKFAEIPEALILAFNAPSIRGLGTTGGFSLQLQDPSGGDFNQFSAITQQFVSKAKQDPAIGAIGTSFRVTAPRLYARVDRERAKALGVPISEVFDTMQAYFGNFYINDFIKLGRVYRVQTEALPEFRSSPDDIAKIYVRARNAKGSTMIPLDTVVSTEFTSGPDTVTHFNGFNTASVLGAAAPGYSSGAALDALERLAQEVLIPKGYDIDWSGISYQERKTGTESIFAFAFGLLMVFLVLAALYESWSVPFAVILAVPFGLFGALSAVWIRGLSNDIYFQIGLVTLIGLAARNAILIVEFANHRYEGGMPLVEAALEAVRLRFRPIIMTSMAFILGVVPLVIASGAGAASRQSIGTGVFGGMLAATFLAIFFVPLFFVLIRKLGSRMKGKSADILAEDQDEHILDGER is encoded by the coding sequence ATGAGTTCTCATTTTTTTATTGACCGTCCTATTTTTGCCACGGTCATTTCCATTGTGATTGTGGTGGTGGGACTGGTGTCTCTCCAGGTTCTTCCCATCGCTCAATTTCCGGAAATCACTCCGCCTGTGGTCCAAATTGAAGCCGACTATCCTGGTGCCAGTGCAGAAGTCGTGGCCGAAGCCGTGGCGAGGCCGATTGAGGTGCAACTCCCCGGGATCGATAATCTCCTGTACTACGATTCTTCCAGCACCAACGACGGCCATATGACGATCCGATTGACCTTTGAAATCGGGACGGATGTCGATATCGCACAGGTCCAAACTCAAAACCGTCAACGTTTGGCCGAGCCACAGCTTCCGCCTGAAGTTGTCCGGCAGGGTATCACCGTCAAAAAAGTGTCTCCCGATCTACTCGGGGTGGTGGCGTTGAGTTCCAGTGATCCTCGTCAGGATACGGTCTTTCTTTCTAATTTTGCGATTCTGCGGATTGTGGATAACATCAAACGGCTTCCCGGAGTGGGGGATGCGTTGATCTTTGGCGGACAGAACTACTCCATGCGTCTTATTTTGGACCCCATTCGTATGGCTCAAATGGATGTGACGCCCACTGATATTGCGAATGTGGTTCGTGAGCAGAACCGGGATTTTCCGGCTGGCCGGATCGGACGCGAGCCTGCCCCGAGTGGAACTGAGCTGACCATTCCCGTGATCACGCAAGGACGGATGAGCGAGGCCAAAGAATTCGAGGACATGATTGTCCGGGCGTATCCGGATGGTTCCATGGTGCGTCTCGGCGACGTGGCTATGGTTGAGTTGGGGGCACAATCCTATGACCTCGAGGGACGGTGGAATGGCAAACCCAATGTCTTTATGCTGACATTCCTCTCCCCGGGGGCCAATGCCCTTGAAACCATGAAACGAATCAAGGACGAGATGAAGAGTCTCACGAATATTTTTCCGGCTGGAGTCTCATACGACATCCCGTACGATACAACCCGATTCATTGAGGTTTCTATTCAACAAGTGGTGAAGACCCTGGGAGAAGCATTGATCCTGGTTATTTTGGTGGTCTACCTCTTTCTTCAAAGCTGGCGCGCAACATTAATTCCAGCCGTGGCTGTCCCCGTTTCATTGATCGGCACGTTTGCGGGTATGGTCGCCCTCGGATTTTCGATTAATACCCTGACTTTGTTCGGCATGGTCTTGGCCATCGGGATTGTGGTGGATGATGCGATCGTGGTGGTGGAAAATGTGGCCCGGCACATTCAGAACGGACATCCACCAAAGGAAGCCGCGAAGCTGGCCATGACGGAAGTGACCGGCCCGGTCATTGCGCTCGTCGTGGTTCTGGCGGCGGTCTTTCTGCCCGTGGCGTTTCTGGGAGGTATTACCGGCGAACTCTATCAGCAATTTGCAATCACCATTACGCTGTCCGTGGTCCTTTCCGGGATCGTGGCCTTGACACTCAGTCCGGCCCTCTGTGCGTTGATTCTCAAGCCGGATCAGGAACGGGAGGCCGGGTTTTGGAAGAAATTTAATGACGGATTTAATTGGACGCAGAATCGATATGTGGGGACGGTTGGCTCGATTCTTAAACACGCAGTGCTCTCGCTGGCGGTCTTTGGGGTTCTGCTTTTTGTCATCGGTGGGCTGTTTCAAGTTCTGCCGTCCAGTTTTTTGCCGGATGAAGATCAGGGATATTTTATTTCGGTCGTGCAATTGCCGGACGGGGCATCCAAGCAGCGAACTATTGAAGTGATTGAACAGGTTGAAAATTATTTTCTCTCGGTTCCCGAAGTGCACTCCACCGATGCGCTGGTCGGGCAAAACTTTGTCTTTAACACTCGAGGGTCGAATCAGGCGACGATGTTTGTGCCCTTGCATCACTGGGATGACCGCACGCAATCGGATCAGCATGTTAAATCTCTGATTGGGAATGCCTTCAAAAAGTTTGCCGAAATTCCCGAGGCGCTGATCCTGGCGTTTAACGCACCTTCCATTCGTGGATTGGGGACGACCGGAGGATTCTCATTACAATTACAGGATCCGAGCGGTGGAGATTTCAATCAATTTTCCGCCATCACGCAACAATTTGTGAGCAAGGCGAAACAAGATCCAGCCATTGGTGCGATCGGCACAAGTTTTCGCGTCACCGCGCCGCGTTTGTATGCCCGCGTCGATCGGGAACGAGCCAAGGCCTTGGGTGTGCCTATTTCCGAAGTGTTCGATACGATGCAAGCGTATTTCGGCAATTTCTACATCAACGATTTCATTAAACTTGGACGGGTCTATCGAGTGCAGACCGAAGCGTTGCCGGAGTTCCGGTCGAGTCCCGATGACATTGCGAAAATTTATGTACGTGCCCGGAATGCCAAGGGATCGACGATGATTCCGCTTGATACGGTGGTCAGTACGGAATTTACGAGCGGCCCGGATACCGTGACGCATTTCAACGGTTTTAATACCGCCTCCGTTCTGGGTGCTGCCGCTCCGGGGTATAGTTCAGGGGCTGCCCTTGATGCCTTGGAACGACTGGCTCAAGAGGTGTTGATTCCCAAGGGCTATGATATCGATTGGAGCGGGATTTCCTATCAGGAACGGAAGACCGGCACCGAGTCCATTTTTGCCTTCGCCTTCGGCCTCTTAATGGTGTTCCTGGTGCTTGCCGCGTTGTATGAAAGTTGGTCGGTGCCTTTTGCCGTGATTCTTGCCGTGCCGTTCGGTCTCTTCGGGGCTCTATCCGCCGTCTGGATTCGGGGCTTGAGCAATGATATCTACTTTCAAATCGGCTTAGTGACCTTAATCGGGCTTGCGGCACGAAATGCGATTCTGATCGTCGAATTTGCGAATCATCGCTATGAGGGAGGGATGCCGCTGGTGGAGGCAGCCTTAGAGGCCGTCCGTCTTCGTTTCCGGCCGATCATTATGACCTCTATGGCGTTTATCTTAGGCGTGGTTCCCTTGGTCATTGCGTCCGGTGCGGGTGCGGCTAGCCGTCAATCCATCGGGACAGGCGTCTTCGGCGGCATGTTGGCGGCGACATTTTTAGCGATCTTTTTTGTTCCGCTGTTTTTTGTGCTCATCAGGAAGTTGGGGTCACGAATGAAGGGGAAATCTGCCGACATTCTCGCTGAAGATCAGGATGAGCACATCCTTGATGGAGAACGATAA
- a CDS encoding SDR family NAD(P)-dependent oxidoreductase: MISLNGKVVMITGALGGLGQTVTEAFAQAGAKVVVVGRELPAKLPEGLVGLSADVTDEAEVHRLMKEAVRKTTRIDCLINLVGGFAMGRLAETEMSTWSKMLSINLTSAFLLSREATRFMSKQGSGRIMHMAARAAVDPFPGAGAYIVSKSGLLALIKVLALELTGSGVTVNGVLPATIDTPANRNSMPDADPNEWVKPEAIAALLVFLASEEAEALNGALIPIGSS; the protein is encoded by the coding sequence ATGATATCCCTTAACGGAAAAGTTGTCATGATCACGGGGGCATTGGGTGGCTTAGGCCAGACGGTGACCGAGGCATTCGCCCAGGCGGGAGCCAAAGTGGTGGTCGTGGGCCGGGAACTTCCAGCGAAGCTTCCGGAAGGGCTAGTGGGCCTTTCAGCGGATGTCACCGATGAGGCTGAGGTTCATCGACTGATGAAGGAGGCCGTGCGCAAAACCACACGCATTGATTGCTTGATCAATCTTGTTGGCGGGTTTGCCATGGGTCGTCTGGCAGAAACAGAAATGTCCACCTGGTCCAAAATGTTGTCTATCAACCTGACCTCGGCCTTTTTGCTGTCGAGGGAGGCAACTCGCTTCATGTCCAAGCAAGGCTCTGGTCGAATTATGCATATGGCCGCGCGTGCCGCTGTGGACCCGTTCCCCGGTGCGGGTGCCTATATTGTCTCTAAGTCAGGGCTTCTTGCCCTGATCAAGGTGCTGGCTCTGGAGTTAACCGGTTCAGGCGTGACTGTGAACGGGGTATTACCGGCGACCATTGATACCCCTGCTAACCGCAACAGCATGCCGGATGCCGATCCCAACGAATGGGTGAAGCCGGAAGCGATTGCCGCACTGCTTGTGTTTCTCGCCTCTGAGGAAGCTGAGGCTCTGAATGGGGCGCTCATTCCTATCGGGTCATCATAG
- a CDS encoding DoxX family protein, with translation MKTLFQTEESWAPVILRVMLALVIFPHGAQKLLGWYGGNGFEGTMGFFTEQMGLPWVIAFLVIMGESVGALAMAAGFMTRFTAASLGIIMLGAITTVHWSNGFFMNWFGQQAGEGFEYHLLVIGMGLSLMVTGAGKWSVDQVIGKWLARQESLHADGTRRTAAA, from the coding sequence ATGAAAACATTATTTCAAACAGAAGAGAGTTGGGCGCCGGTTATTTTGAGAGTGATGCTGGCCTTGGTCATTTTTCCTCACGGCGCTCAGAAGCTGCTGGGATGGTATGGAGGAAACGGGTTTGAAGGCACGATGGGATTCTTTACTGAGCAAATGGGTTTGCCTTGGGTGATTGCATTTCTGGTCATTATGGGAGAATCGGTTGGCGCACTGGCAATGGCAGCCGGATTCATGACGCGGTTCACTGCCGCGAGTTTAGGCATCATCATGTTAGGCGCCATCACAACGGTGCACTGGTCTAATGGGTTTTTTATGAACTGGTTTGGCCAACAAGCCGGTGAGGGATTTGAATATCATCTGCTCGTCATTGGCATGGGTCTGTCGTTAATGGTGACGGGCGCCGGCAAATGGTCGGTCGATCAGGTCATTGGAAAGTGGCTTGCACGGCAGGAATCATTGCACGCTGATGGGACTCGTCGGACTGCGGCAGCCTAA
- a CDS encoding sigma 54-interacting transcriptional regulator: protein MDKRIQPVLGDQSSPYQALLEVSEAIAVHRDLTNLIQDLAQRLPRIVPLSFIGLALYQPERNTIQDYIIQANIPADIQGGKEWALDAHPSGWVWQAQHPLIISDLTQDSRFPAVLPLMLEDGVQSLCTVPLTTSLRRLGSLDFASVEKGTYQESELTFLLQVAKQVAVAVDNVLHQEELCRERDRLQVLLDVNNAIVSKLELGDLFSTMVTSLRRVIPHEATSLYFYNPDAKNFHRHVLNFPSGKGLLGGSHSIALDDTPAGEAFRSRKTVCWRETDLQQFHSVTARQLIAEGVKFGCCVPLMLPDRVLGTLNVGSTRPSAFSTGDADLLTQVAGQVVIALENALVYREITELKEKLEKENVYLRDEIRTEANFEEIVGESQGLKHVLQQLEIVAPTDSTVLILGETGTGKELIARALHQLSTRKDQAFVKINCAAIPTGLLESELFGHEKGAFTGAISQKVGRFELAHRGTIFLDEIGEVPLELQSKMLRVLQEQEFERLGGTRTIRVDVRLVAATNRDLMQMVEAGEFRSDLYYRLNVFPITVPPLRERQEDIPILVRYFAQRYATRMKKPIETIPAKTMERLEGYPWPGNIRELENLIERAVILSQGSELAVPLLDLKAGLQRGTQSGATLEGAERDHILRALQDTKWVIGGSTGTAARLGMKRTTLISKMKKLGISRPT, encoded by the coding sequence ATGGATAAACGCATTCAGCCGGTTTTGGGAGATCAGTCATCGCCCTATCAGGCTCTTCTCGAGGTCTCGGAGGCGATCGCGGTTCACCGGGATCTCACTAACCTGATACAGGACCTGGCTCAACGCCTTCCTCGTATCGTTCCACTGAGTTTCATTGGCTTGGCTCTGTACCAGCCCGAGCGGAACACTATCCAGGATTATATTATTCAGGCCAATATTCCTGCGGATATACAGGGCGGGAAAGAATGGGCTTTGGATGCCCATCCGAGTGGTTGGGTGTGGCAGGCCCAGCACCCATTGATTATTTCCGACCTGACTCAAGACTCCCGGTTTCCAGCAGTGCTGCCCCTCATGCTCGAAGACGGCGTGCAATCTTTATGCACGGTTCCGCTGACCACCTCCTTACGCCGTCTGGGATCACTCGACTTCGCGAGTGTGGAAAAAGGAACCTACCAGGAGTCGGAATTGACGTTTCTGCTTCAGGTCGCCAAGCAAGTGGCGGTGGCGGTGGACAATGTCCTGCATCAAGAGGAATTGTGCCGCGAGCGGGATCGTCTGCAAGTCTTGCTGGACGTGAACAATGCGATCGTGTCGAAGTTGGAACTTGGGGATTTGTTTTCGACCATGGTCACGTCCTTGCGACGGGTGATTCCGCATGAAGCCACCAGCTTATATTTCTATAATCCGGATGCGAAGAACTTTCATCGACATGTGCTGAATTTTCCTTCAGGGAAAGGCTTGTTGGGGGGAAGCCATTCCATTGCGCTTGATGACACGCCGGCCGGAGAAGCATTTCGATCACGAAAAACGGTGTGTTGGCGTGAAACTGATCTGCAGCAATTTCATTCCGTCACCGCCCGACAGTTGATCGCGGAGGGTGTGAAATTCGGATGCTGTGTGCCACTCATGCTGCCCGATCGGGTTTTGGGGACGTTGAATGTCGGCAGCACCCGTCCTTCAGCCTTTTCCACGGGGGATGCCGACCTGCTGACGCAGGTCGCCGGACAAGTGGTGATTGCCCTCGAAAATGCCCTTGTCTATCGGGAAATTACCGAATTAAAAGAAAAGCTGGAAAAGGAGAATGTCTATCTCCGGGATGAAATCCGGACTGAAGCCAACTTCGAGGAGATTGTCGGCGAGAGTCAGGGCTTAAAGCATGTCCTTCAACAATTGGAAATTGTCGCCCCAACCGATTCGACCGTGCTGATTTTGGGGGAAACGGGCACAGGCAAGGAACTCATTGCCCGAGCTCTCCACCAACTCAGCACGCGAAAAGACCAGGCCTTTGTGAAAATTAACTGTGCGGCTATTCCGACGGGTCTGTTGGAAAGCGAACTGTTCGGCCACGAGAAGGGTGCCTTCACAGGAGCCATTTCTCAAAAAGTCGGTCGCTTTGAACTTGCGCATCGCGGAACCATTTTTTTGGACGAAATCGGGGAAGTGCCATTAGAGTTGCAATCCAAGATGCTTCGGGTGCTTCAGGAACAGGAGTTTGAACGATTGGGCGGGACGCGCACGATCCGCGTGGATGTTCGGCTGGTCGCGGCCACCAACCGCGATTTAATGCAGATGGTGGAAGCCGGCGAGTTTCGCAGTGACTTGTATTACCGGTTGAATGTCTTTCCCATCACAGTCCCGCCCCTTCGCGAACGGCAGGAGGATATCCCGATTCTTGTTCGGTATTTTGCCCAACGGTATGCCACCAGGATGAAAAAACCCATCGAGACCATTCCTGCCAAGACGATGGAACGTCTGGAAGGCTATCCCTGGCCGGGGAATATTCGCGAACTGGAAAACCTGATTGAGCGCGCGGTTATTCTTTCCCAGGGTTCCGAACTGGCTGTGCCGTTATTAGACCTCAAAGCCGGTCTTCAGCGAGGGACTCAGTCTGGTGCGACCTTAGAAGGTGCGGAACGGGACCATATTCTCCGTGCCCTGCAAGACACCAAATGGGTAATCGGCGGCTCTACAGGCACGGCCGCCCGGCTCGGAATGAAACGCACCACGTTGATCTCGAAGATGAAAAAACTCGGAATCTCCCGCCCGACCTAA
- a CDS encoding pirin family protein: MKSISGIYKSGSTHMVGDGFPVRNIFPSQNLTEEISPFLLLDYAGPASFPPTNQRLGVGEHPHRGFETVTIVYQGKVAHRDSAGNGGTIGPGDVQWMTAASGVVHEELHEQAWAKEGGTLQMIQLWVNLPKSLKMGAPRYQTVLNEDIPQSNLGGQGSVLRVIAGEYEGLKGPAKTFTPVHLYDLRLVAGHLGELSLPVGYNTGLFVLSGKLVLNKSHEVGEAEMALCDPQGTKVNFEATEEARVLVLSGEPIPEPVARMGPFVMNTEEELVQAVNDYRAGRMGRLE; this comes from the coding sequence ATGAAATCGATTTCAGGAATCTACAAATCGGGCTCCACTCATATGGTAGGGGACGGGTTTCCGGTACGGAATATCTTTCCAAGTCAGAATCTGACCGAAGAGATCAGTCCCTTTCTGCTCTTGGATTATGCGGGTCCGGCATCGTTCCCTCCTACGAATCAACGGCTGGGTGTCGGGGAACATCCTCACCGGGGATTTGAGACCGTGACCATCGTCTATCAGGGAAAAGTCGCGCATCGGGATTCAGCCGGAAACGGAGGAACTATCGGACCGGGCGATGTGCAATGGATGACGGCGGCTTCGGGTGTGGTGCATGAAGAACTTCATGAACAAGCCTGGGCCAAGGAGGGTGGCACGTTGCAGATGATTCAACTCTGGGTCAATCTTCCCAAGTCATTAAAAATGGGCGCGCCCCGCTACCAAACGGTCCTCAATGAAGACATTCCGCAATCCAATCTTGGGGGACAAGGCAGTGTGCTCCGTGTGATCGCCGGTGAATATGAGGGACTCAAAGGGCCGGCCAAGACGTTCACGCCTGTGCACCTGTATGATCTGAGATTGGTTGCCGGACATCTGGGTGAGCTCAGTCTTCCGGTCGGATATAATACGGGCCTGTTCGTCCTTAGTGGGAAGTTGGTCTTGAATAAATCTCACGAAGTCGGGGAGGCCGAAATGGCTCTCTGCGACCCGCAGGGAACGAAGGTAAATTTTGAGGCCACGGAGGAGGCAAGGGTGTTGGTGCTGAGTGGAGAACCGATTCCGGAACCGGTCGCCCGCATGGGCCCTTTTGTCATGAATACTGAGGAAGAGCTTGTGCAGGCTGTGAACGATTATCGTGCGGGAAGAATGGGACGACTTGAGTAA
- a CDS encoding nuclear transport factor 2 family protein, translating into MSIQQQVQALIDGILAGKLLETFDTYYADNVVMSENRKEERVGKAANREYEQKFLGNIQEFHGAQVGRTIVDGDHAAVEWTFDLTFKGGNRVKMQQVAVQTWKDGKIIREDFYHG; encoded by the coding sequence ATGAGTATTCAACAACAGGTTCAAGCATTGATCGATGGGATTTTGGCCGGAAAGCTTTTGGAGACCTTTGACACGTATTATGCTGATAACGTTGTCATGAGTGAGAATCGAAAAGAAGAACGAGTCGGGAAGGCTGCCAACCGGGAATATGAACAAAAGTTTTTAGGGAATATTCAGGAATTTCACGGAGCTCAGGTCGGACGGACGATCGTTGACGGGGACCATGCCGCGGTGGAATGGACGTTTGACCTGACCTTTAAAGGCGGAAATCGGGTGAAGATGCAGCAGGTGGCCGTGCAAACCTGGAAGGATGGAAAAATTATTCGTGAGGACTTTTATCACGGGTAA